Within the Bacillus pumilus genome, the region ATCAATGGGCTTATGAAAACATACCTTAATTGCTTTAGACTAAATTTAAACATTATTAAATACTGATAAAAATGATGAAATTCTCTAGCCAACTTTTTCTGTTTTTGCCCTTAGCTATGGGAATTGGTGTTGCCATGGCTTTTCAGACAGCAATTAATGCTCAACTGTCCTTGACGCCGGCGGCCTTGAGCAATTCCTTGGCTTTTTCCGGGTTGTAGGCGGCGTCCTTGATGGTGTCGTCGTAGGACCACTGGGTCGGTGGCATGGCGTTGACCGCCAGTTGGCCCGCGCCCTGGTACACGGCATTGAGGATGCTCTGCTTGTTCACCGCCATGTCCAGCGCCTGGCGCACTTCGAGCTGGTCGAAGGGTTTATGCCGCACGTTATAGGCGATGTAACCGAGGTTGAAGCCGGGCTTGGTCAGCAGTTGCAGGTTCGGGTCGGCCTTGAGGGCGTCGACATCGGCGGGGCGTGGATGCAGAGTGACCTGGCATTCATTGGCCTTGAGCTTCTGTACCCGCACCGAAGCGTCGGTGTTGATGGCGAAAATCAGTTGGTCGAGCTTGACCTTGCTTGGGTCCCAATACTGATCTTGAGCCCGGTGGACGCGAGCGTGCATTACACGCCGCTGTTGATTGCCTACTTTGCCTACATCGACCTGGCGCGGGTCAAGCCCGGGCAGTTTGCCTTGGTTACGGATGCCAGCCATTGTGCCGGGCCTTCGTTTGTGCAATTGGGCAAGGCCCTGGGGGTGCGGGTGATCGCTGCCACCAAGTCACCGGAGGAGCGCGAATATCTGCTGTCCCTGGGCGCCGAAAAAGTCATCGTCACCGAAGAGCAGGACTTGCTGATGCAGATCAACAAGTTCACCGATAACCGCGGTGTAGATGTGGTATTCGACGGCCTTGGCGGCCCGCAGATGTCGCTGTTGGGTGATGTCCTCGCGCCACGGGGCAGCCTGGTGCTGTATGGCCTGCAAGGCGGCAATCAGACACCTTTCCCGGCCTGCGCGGTTGATCCCGGCCTTGCTGGCCGCCGAAATGACCGCCCGTACCGGGCGTAACCCGAGCCAGGCTTATGCCGACCTGACCGAGGCACTGGGCAAGCCGTTCGCTACCCGTGTCGAGGCCAAGGCCGATGCGCGGCAGAAGGCGTTGCTGAGCAAGCTGGCGCCGGAGCAGGTGAAGTCGACCGAACTGGCCGGTGAGCCGATCGTGCAGATCCTCAGCCACGCCCCAGGTAATGGCCAGGCGATTGGCGGGCTTAAGGTGATGACGGCCAATGGCTGGTTCGCCGCGCGCCCGTCGGGTACTGAAGACATCTACAAGATCTACGCTGAAAGCTTCATCGACGAGGCGCATTTGCAGCGTCTGGTGCAGGAAGCACAAGTGCTGGTCGATGAAGCAATTGCCTGACCGGTAACAAACTGGCACCCGTAGATCCAGTTGAACCAGTGATACCTGTTGCACCAGTAGGTCCGGTAACACCAGTGATTCCTGTGCTGCCAGTAGATCCGGTAGTACCAGTGATACCTGTGACGCCCGTAGGTCCGGTAGCACCAGTGATACCTGTGGCCCCAGTAGTTCCGGTTGAACCTGTGATACCTGTGACGCCCGTAGGTCCAGTAGCACCAGTAATTCCTGTGGCACCCGTAGATCCGGTTGAACCTGTGATACCCGTTGCACCCGTAGATCCAGTTGCACCAGTGATTCCTGTGGCTCCAGTAGGTCCGGTAGCACCAGTGATTCCTGTAGAACCAGTCGGACCAGTTGGTCCAGTGCTACCCGTGGCACCCGTAGATCCAGTTGAACCAGTGATACCTGTTGCACCAGTAGGTCCGGCGCCTGTTGCACCTGTGGCGCCGGTTACTCCGGTCGCTCCTGCAGCTGCCAATAACGTATAATCTGGTGACGTATCTGGTGTACCTGTTGGTGGTGCTGTATTCACAACATAAGTTCCACCTTCATATGTCACCACTTGACCTACTGGATACGTTGGAGCTACCGCTGGATCAAACACTATGACTCCGTCTAAACCTACTCCGGTTGCTCCTGTGACTCCGGTCGCACCTGTATCGCCTGTTGCACCTGTGGCGCCGGTTACTCCGGTCGCTCCTGCAGCTGCCAATAACGTATAATCTGGTGACGTATCTGGTGTACCTGTTGGTGGTGCTGTATTCACAACATAAGTTCCACCTTCATATGTCACCACTTGACCTACTGGATACGTTGGAGCTACCGCTGGATCAAACACTGCGATGTTGAGATTCTCTTCCTTTGCTATCCGGTCAAGCTCTTGTAGCCTGGACTGCCACATATAGCCTGCTGCGCAGCCCAGCGCCCCACCGAGGGCAACCCCCGCGACAGCCCCTTTTTTCCCGTTGATGGCGTAGCCCGCAGCTCCTCCTGCAATCATGCCAGCCCCACAAAGCACCGGCATGCCGTAATCCTTGCCGATATCATTGACCGTGGATTTGAAATTCTGCATCTGCTGAGAGCTGCAACCCACGGCGGCAATCAATACACAGCTGAGAGGTGCAAGACGAAACGATTTATCCATAGCGATTCCTTGCCATTTATATTTAATAGCGAGATTCAGACATACCAGTGAGGCCAGAGAAAAGCGTCTTCGGGTGGAGTGAAATATCGACAATTGCTGATATAAGAGTTCCATGTCTTTATGAAAATGCCCCCACATAATCTCACCACTTTTGTCGTAGGCAGCAAGCACAATTTCTTCTTTATTTTTGAATCTACGATAAATAGCTCCTTTAGATAGTTCAGTAGCTGTCATTATATCCTGAATGGATGTGTAAGTTATCCCATTAGTATTAAATAAATATAAAGATGTTTCAATGATCTTTTCTTTTACCTTATCGACTTTAGTCATGCTTTGTGGTCCTCCTAATAAAAAGAACTTAATATTTAGGGCGATTTTCACTATAATTTTTTTGAATTTTTATTGTAAGTATAAATAAGTTTGAAGCAAAATTATCATATCAATCCCTATCTTATAGGAACCTAAAACAATACAGTTTGAGATTCATTAAATTATATATTCTTTATCATATGAAAGAATTTCTTTAAAGCGTTTCAAAGGTAAAACAGTTATTATTTCCGGTGGAGGCAATTCTGCTGTTGATTGGGCAAATGAATTAGAACCAATTGCGAAAAAAGTGTATGTAACCTATAGAAAAGAAGAATTATCTGGTCATGAAGCACAAGTAAAACAACTTATGAACAGCTCAGCGGAGTGTTTCTTTAATACATCGATTACAAAATTAATTGCTGGTGATAACCATGAAGCGATCGAATATGTAGAATTAACAAATCATGAAACAGGTGAGGTTTCTCATTTACCTATTGATGAAGTTATTATTAATCATGGATATGAACGCGACATTACATTATTAGAAAATAGTGAGTTAGACGTTGCAATTATAGATAATTATTATATTGCAGGTAATGCAAATAGTGAGTCTTCAGTATTTTACTCAAATTCTTTTGCTCAATAAATTGATGAATTTTATTAACTTGCTCATCTCTACCTGCAATTTTTTCTAAAAAAGCTTGATCTTTGAAATTAGGAAGATATGTCTCATTCATCTTCAATTTTTCAATAAAATCTAATAAATCAACAAATAATCAAGGACTCTTTATCAACTGTACAGATTCAAAATCCTCTCTAGGGCCAATAGTTATTATTGGATTTCCCAATGCAATTAATTCAAATATTTTCCCTGGCATTACGCCTTTTGCATCTGGTTCAGCAGATTCTAAAAATAAATTAAAATTACTTGCTTTCAAAACACCTAACATTTCATTACGTGGTAATGGAGAGTGAAATGAACAATATTTTTCAGCATTATTTGCCTTAACAATTTCTTCCAAATCCCTTGACTGGGCTCCGGAAGCTCGTCGCAAGCGGCAAGCGAAGCTGAAACAATGAGGCTTTGGCGATGCAATACAATCTCACCAGGATCGACCCGGATGCTCCTAACGATCAGTACCCCATCGGCGAACGGGAAACCGTCTCCGATCCGTTAGAAGACCAAGTCCACAAAAACATCTACATGGGCAAGCTGGAAGACGTGCTGAGTGGCGCGGTCAACTGGGGGCGCAAGAATTCCCTGTGGCCGTACAACTTCGGCCTTTCGTGCTGCTACGTGGAAATGACCACCGCCTTCACGGCGCCCCATGACATCGCGCGCTTTGGCGCCGAAGTTATCCGGGCATCGCCGCGCCAGGCGGATTTCATGGTTATCGCCGGCACCTGCTTTATCAAGATGGCGCCAGCACGTCCATCGCGGCCACGGTCTTTTCGTCGTCGTTCAAGCGCATGTAGAAGGCCTTGATCGCTTCCGGGTAGTTCATGACGACCACGGGACGGCCGATATGTTTCTCGGCCAGGTAGCGTTCGTGCTCGGTCTGCAGGTCGATGCCCCAGGTCACCGGATAATCGAACTTCTGCCCGGACTTCTTGAGGATCTCGACAGCTTCGGTGTAATCGATGCGCTCGAACGGCTTGGCGATGAAGGCCTCCAGGCGGCTGACAGCCTCCGGCAGCACGCGTTCGGCGAAGAACGCCATGTCGTCGGCACGCTCGTCCAGCACGGCCTTGAAGATCGCCTTGAGGAAGGCCTCGGCGCAATCGGCATTGGCGGCCAGGTCGGCGAAGGCGATTTCCTATTAGTGTGATTTCTGATGAAAAATACGATACCTTTAAAGTACAACATAAAAATGTATAACAGATACTAAGCTGATGTTCAACTTTGCAGGCGTAGAGTTTTTTTATTTGCTTTTATATAAATATAGGAGATCTAAGTATTTCTTTACACGTTTGAGTGAATTCATAAGTTTTTTTTTTTCGCATGTCTCGTGGGCTCCGAGCAGTTTGTGCAATGACATATGTTTAATGGATAGTGTTGTGGCATGATAACGGGCGGCCGCAGTCAGGCCGCCCAAATGCTTGGCTGAGGCTTGTTCGCTCACGTTTCACAACAACAAGACAATACGACCACACAATGGCATATCCCGCGGCGAAGCCTGTGGGATTCTCGGTGAGACGGCGCTGGTCCTCGGCACTGGCGTTCTTCACGAACACCGCCAATGGCTTGCCCGGGCCGATGTTCATCTCGGCGCGGATATTGCGCGTGCCGAGCATCAGGGCCTTGAGCCATTCGATATCGCTTTCGGCCGCCTCGTCGATGCGCGCTTCATTGGCCACTGGCCAAGGTTGCAGCATGATGGTCTTGCCTTCGATACCGGCCAGCGGCGCCAGGCGCTGCCAGATTTCTTCGGTGATGAACGGCATGAACGGGTGCGCCAGGCGCAGCGCCACTTCCAGCACGCGCACCAGGGTGCGACGGGTGCCGCGCTGGCGTTCGATCGGCGCGTTTTCGTCCCACAGCACCGGCTTGGACAGTTCCAGGTACCAGTCGCAATACGGAGACGTCCCGGTCGCCGAAGACGAGGTTCATGTGCGCCGTGCGGTGGACGAACGTTGAGGGATCGATGAGTCCCGCCTCGGCGAGATGCGACCACCACTGTCGGCTGAGCTGGAACTGCCGGGCGATCGCGGCCGGCTTCGTCCCGTCGCTCGGATCGGGCATGTAGTTGAGTTCGCAGAACCCCGAGTGACCGGTGCCGGCGTTGTTCCAGGGGTCGCTGCTCTCGGAGGCGAGGTCGCCGGACTTCTCGAGCACGACGATCCGCCACGACGGTTCGAGGACGGCGAGCATCGACCCGAGGGTCGCTGACATGATGCCGCCGCCGATGAGCACGACATCGGCATAGGGGAGAGTCTCGGTTCGCGGTGTGCGGGGCATGGTGTCCTCCATTCATGATGTTCTCAGCAACCACATCAAGCCAATTGAATGAATTGTCCAAAGACATTCTTCGCAAGCCAAAACGTATTGCGGTCGAGCGCGAAAACACCACGGCGCATACGGTAGCGCACGTGTTGTATCCTGTTGATCAAGAGCGTAAAACAGAACTGCTTTCTGAGTTGATCGGTCGTAAAAACTGGCAACAAGTGTTGGTATTTGTTAACTACAAAGAAACGGCGATCGACATTGTCAAAGAGTTGAAGCTCGACGGCATCAAAGCAAATGTGTGTCATGGTGATAAAGCGCAGAGTGCGCGTCGCCGTGCGCTTGAAGAGTTCAAAGAAGGAAAAGTTCGTGTGATGGTTGCTACCGACGTGGCGGCACGCGGTCTGGATATTGAAGGAGGATCGCCTTGACCCGCGCCGCCACTTCCCGGGGGCTGAAGGGCTTGACCACATAATCATCGGCACCGATCTCCAGGCCCACCACGCGATCGATCTCACCGTCGCGGGCACTGAGGAACATCACCGGCACTTCACTGAAGCG harbors:
- a CDS encoding ABC transporter substrate-binding protein, translating into MHARVHRAQDQYWDPSKVKLDQLIFAINTDASVRVQKLKANECQVTLHPRPADVDALKADPNLQLLTKPGFNLGYIAYNVRHKPFDQLEVRQALDMAVNKQSILNAVYQGAGQLAVNAMPPTQWSYDDTIKDAAYNPEKAKELLKAAGVKDS
- a CDS encoding zinc-binding dehydrogenase, whose translation is MHYTPLLIAYFAYIDLARVKPGQFALVTDASHCAGPSFVQLGKALGVRVIAATKSPEEREYLLSLGAEKVIVTEEQDLLMQINKFTDNRGVDVVFDGLGGPQMSLLGDVLAPRGSLVLYGLQGGNQTPFPACAVDPGLAGRRNDRPYRA
- a CDS encoding TetR family transcriptional regulator translates to MTKVDKVKEKIIETSLYLFNTNGITYTSIQDIMTATELSKGAIYRRFKNKEEIVLAAYDKSGEIMWGHFHKDMELLYQQLSIFHSTRRRFSLASLVCLNLAIKYKWQGIAMDKSFRLAPLSCVLIAAVGCSSQQMQNFKSTVNDIGKDYGMPVLCGAGMIAGGAAGYAINGKKGAVAGVALGGALGCAAGYMWQSRLQELDRIAKEENLNIAVFDPAVAPTYPVGQVVTYEGGTYVVNTAPPTGTPDTSPDYTLLAAAGATGVTGATGATGDTGATGVTGATGVGLDGVIVFDPAVAPTYPVGQVVTYEGGTYVVNTAPPTGTPDTSPDYTLLAAAGATGVTGATGATGAGPTGATGITGSTGSTGATGSTGPTGPTGSTGITGATGPTGATGITGATGSTGATGITGSTGSTGATGITGATGPTGVTGITGSTGTTGATGITGATGPTGVTGITGTTGSTGSTGITGVTGPTGATGITGSTGSTGASLLPVRQLLHRPALVLPAPDAANAPRR
- a CDS encoding glycosyltransferase family 4 protein, with the protein product MEEIVKANNAEKYCSFHSPLPRNEMLGVLKASNFNLFLESAEPDAKGVMPGKIFELIALGNPIITIGPREDFESVQLIKSP
- a CDS encoding amino acid--tRNA ligase-related protein, with product MAFADLAANADCAEAFLKAIFKAVLDERADDMAFFAERVLPEAVSRLEAFIAKPFERIDYTEAVEILKKSGQKFDYPVTWGIDLQTEHERYLAEKHIGRPVVVMNYPEAIKAFYMRLNDDEKTVAAMDVLAPS
- a CDS encoding helicase-related protein, which encodes MMFSATTSSQLNELSKDILRKPKRIAVERENTTAHTVAHVLYPVDQERKTELLSELIGRKNWQQVLVFVNYKETAIDIVKELKLDGIKANVCHGDKAQSARRRALEEFKEGKVRVMVATDVAARGLDIEGGSP